In Paracoccus jeotgali, the following are encoded in one genomic region:
- a CDS encoding cation:proton antiporter, with product MAISPEAGLTPVEAFALVGVVGVGAQWLAWRFRLPGIVLMLLAGLALGPFSGIFVPSRDIGPLLSPMISLAVAVILFEGGLTLNFKRLSDAAPGVRRLVMIGAPIGWVLSSLALAFIGGLSWQSSIVFGGAMIVTGPTVIAPLLRTAKIQSRPAQLLQWEAIVNDAIGALVAVVALLIVMVRQQQLGAFEAIWTVVSGIAFASLVGIAAAFAVIRAFRESLVPEYMKVPMLFVLVLGAFALSDAVLHESGLLAVTVMGLLIGNADLPAYTEISRFKEQATTLLLSGVFILLGSNVKLAELELLDARFALLILAVVVLVRPATVLLSLAGTAIPMKERMLVAMTGPRGVVLLAISGLFAERLVTEGVPDGAVLQPLAFVLVMATVVLHGFALKPLAQKMGLSSGEVPGVLLVGGSAFTSGLANALEKMEVRVLITDPNRGQLRAPREAGVPTYYGDLLSEAADSGVEFISYSTILAASDNDAYNTLVATDFAPQFGRDSIWQLARVKEDRARHSLPSQLGGQVLNDGRTLAQYLELLAEGWVFRTTRLTEEYSLDDWKEAREGAIPLATLRDGQFRLIGRKDEMPDKPNMRIVSLIPPDIAERIRKETEEISRQRELARSEAEAVRKGEGNGSQRDDDDMPPPKSKSKLPDSDG from the coding sequence ATGGCAATTTCCCCTGAAGCGGGGCTGACCCCGGTCGAGGCCTTCGCCCTGGTCGGCGTGGTCGGTGTGGGCGCGCAATGGCTGGCCTGGCGGTTTCGGCTGCCGGGCATCGTGCTGATGCTGCTGGCCGGGCTGGCACTGGGGCCGTTCAGCGGCATCTTCGTGCCGTCGCGCGACATCGGCCCGCTGCTTAGCCCGATGATTTCGCTGGCCGTCGCCGTGATCCTGTTCGAGGGCGGGCTGACGCTGAATTTCAAGCGGCTGTCGGACGCCGCGCCCGGCGTGCGTCGGCTGGTGATGATCGGCGCGCCCATCGGCTGGGTGCTGTCCTCGCTGGCGCTGGCCTTCATCGGCGGGCTGAGCTGGCAGTCCTCGATCGTCTTCGGCGGCGCGATGATCGTCACCGGCCCGACGGTGATCGCGCCCCTGCTGCGCACCGCCAAGATCCAGAGCCGCCCGGCCCAGCTTCTGCAGTGGGAGGCCATCGTCAACGACGCCATTGGCGCCCTTGTTGCCGTGGTGGCGCTGCTGATCGTCATGGTCCGCCAGCAACAGCTGGGCGCGTTCGAGGCGATCTGGACGGTGGTCTCGGGCATCGCCTTCGCCTCGCTGGTCGGGATCGCGGCGGCCTTTGCGGTGATCCGGGCGTTCCGCGAATCGCTGGTGCCGGAATACATGAAGGTGCCGATGCTGTTCGTGCTGGTGCTGGGTGCGTTCGCGCTGTCGGACGCGGTGCTGCACGAATCCGGCCTGCTGGCGGTCACCGTCATGGGGCTGCTGATCGGCAACGCCGATCTGCCCGCCTATACCGAGATTTCCCGCTTCAAGGAGCAGGCGACGACGCTGCTGCTGTCGGGCGTGTTCATCCTGCTGGGGTCCAACGTCAAGCTGGCCGAACTGGAACTGCTGGATGCGCGGTTCGCGCTGCTGATCCTGGCCGTGGTGGTGCTGGTGCGTCCCGCGACGGTGCTGCTGTCGCTGGCCGGCACCGCGATCCCGATGAAAGAGCGGATGCTGGTCGCCATGACCGGGCCGCGCGGGGTGGTGCTGCTGGCGATCTCGGGCCTGTTCGCCGAGCGGCTGGTCACGGAAGGCGTGCCCGACGGCGCGGTGCTGCAGCCGCTGGCGTTTGTGCTGGTCATGGCGACCGTGGTGCTGCACGGTTTCGCGCTGAAGCCGCTGGCGCAGAAGATGGGGCTGTCCTCGGGAGAGGTGCCGGGGGTGCTGCTGGTCGGCGGCTCGGCCTTTACCTCGGGTCTGGCCAATGCGCTGGAAAAGATGGAGGTGCGGGTCCTGATCACCGACCCCAATCGCGGCCAGCTTCGCGCCCCGCGCGAGGCCGGGGTGCCCACCTATTACGGCGATCTTCTGTCCGAGGCGGCCGATAGCGGGGTCGAGTTCATTTCCTATTCCACCATCCTCGCCGCGTCCGACAACGACGCCTACAACACGCTGGTCGCGACCGACTTCGCCCCGCAATTCGGGCGCGATTCGATCTGGCAACTGGCGCGGGTGAAAGAGGATCGTGCCCGCCACTCGCTGCCCAGCCAGCTTGGCGGGCAGGTGCTGAATGACGGTCGGACGCTGGCGCAATATCTGGAGCTGCTGGCCGAGGGCTGGGTCTTCCGCACCACGCGGCTGACCGAGGAATATTCGCTGGACGATTGGAAAGAGGCCCGCGAAGGGGCGATCCCGCTGGCCACGCTGCGCGACGGGCAGTTCCGACTCATCGGCCGCAAGGACGAGATGCCGGACAAGCCGAATATGCGGATCGTGTCGCTGATCCCGCCCGACATCGCCGAGCGTATCCGCAAGGAGACCGAGGAAATCAGCCGCCAGCGCGAATTGGC